The nucleotide sequence CTTATGTATTTTGGTTTCAAACTTTTTTCTATGATTTTACCTACAATTCAATTATAATCTCTTGTGGAAAATGACGTCTTTTTAGTTGTAAAAAAAATAGTTAAGGACGTAATTAATTCTTTACCTAACGATTTTAAAAACAATCTTAAAAATGTTGAGTTTATAATCGAAGACTTTCCTTCAAGAAACTTTCTTAATGAACTTCATTTAACTAATAGTATTCCCTTTGGTCTCTATGTGGGTATTCCTCTAAACAAAAGAGGCGCAAATTACAATTGGGTTTTACCTGATAGAATCCATATCTTTATTGAACCTATTTTGAGGGTATCAAGAGCGGAAGGTATTTCTTTTGAAACAAAGGTTAGGAAAGTCCTTTTGCATGAAATAGGGCATTATTTTGGATTAGGAGAGGAAGATTTACGTAGGCTTGGTGTTTATTAAACTCTTTTTATAATATTTTGGCATGGAGAAAGGTGGTGGGCTATGGAGATTTTTGAACATCCTATACTTCATTTTGAAAGGAAAAACAAAATCACGTTCTTTTTCGAAGACAATCCCATTGAAGCGTATCCTCAAGAGACAGTAGCAATGGCGCTATACAGAAATGGGATAAATGTTTTTTCTTACAGTCCTAAATTACATAGACCAAGAGGTCTTTTTTGTGCAATTGGAAAATGTTCTTCTTGTTTAATGGAAGTAAACGGAATTCCAAATGTTAGAACATGTATCCTTAATGTTCAGGAGGGCATGAGGGTTAAAAGGCAAAACGGTCTAGGAGATTTACCAAAAACAACCGAATTTTTAAAAAGCGAAAATGAGTATTACCCAACCGTATTAGTAATTGGCTCAGGTCCTGCTGGACTTATGGCTTCTATTACTCTTAAGGAAAAAGGAGTTGACGTTCTTCTTATCGAACAA is from Caldisericaceae bacterium and encodes:
- a CDS encoding metallopeptidase family protein yields the protein MENDVFLVVKKIVKDVINSLPNDFKNNLKNVEFIIEDFPSRNFLNELHLTNSIPFGLYVGIPLNKRGANYNWVLPDRIHIFIEPILRVSRAEGISFETKVRKVLLHEIGHYFGLGEEDLRRLGVY